CAGAGAGCCAAGAAAGGAAAGAAGTTGAGAAAATGAGAATTGGTATAGTAAGCGATACTCACGGAGATTTAAATGCTTGGGAAACCATTACAGAAGGATTGTTAAAGGAAGTTGAGCTGATTTTACATGCCGGTGACATTCTCTATCATGGGCCTAGAAATCCGCTAGTTAAAGGGTATCAGCCTAAAGAACTGGCTCAGGTTTTAAATGAATTTCCCATACCAATTCTGGCTGCACGGGGTAATTGTGATACAGATGTTGATCAGATGGTTTTAAATTTTCCTATTGCAAGTCCGTATTTATTTACTTTTTTAAACAATAAAAGAGTTTTAGTAGATCATGGTTATCGATTAAGTACAGAGGAATTAGTTCAACTATGCACAAAATGGAAAATCGATCTTTGTATAACAGGGCATACTCATATAGCCCTTTTAGAAAAAAAAGGGGACACAGTTTACTTTAATCCTGGTAGCTGTTCTTTACCAAAGGGAACGGGTATACCTAGCGTCGGGATTTGGGATAATAATGAGCTTAAATTACTAAATATTTATAGCGGCGATATTTTGGCAGAAATTCAATTATAGTAGCCTAAGGGTTTTAGTACATTATTGTCCTCAACTT
Above is a window of Bacillota bacterium LX-D DNA encoding:
- the yfcE gene encoding phosphodiesterase, with product MRIGIVSDTHGDLNAWETITEGLLKEVELILHAGDILYHGPRNPLVKGYQPKELAQVLNEFPIPILAARGNCDTDVDQMVLNFPIASPYLFTFLNNKRVLVDHGYRLSTEELVQLCTKWKIDLCITGHTHIALLEKKGDTVYFNPGSCSLPKGTGIPSVGIWDNNELKLLNIYSGDILAEIQL